A genomic window from Tolypothrix sp. PCC 7910 includes:
- a CDS encoding serine/threonine-protein kinase encodes MHSHLLDARYRILAVLNTGELTQTYLVEDTNLPNSQFILKQLQPANKNSQDIKILRRFFTREAATLEKLGQKHDQIQQLVSYFEESEDFYLVQEFIPGKPLTEEILLGIPLEEEQVINLLTEILEILVFIHSHDISHQDIKPANIIRRESDNKLVLIDFGSIKEIVANIVGNLEYIPIEQLQGNTQPNSDIYALGIIAIASLIGLTENEIDILPKHKNLLTGEIIWRDKIPQVNKDLARIIDKMVRFDYRKRYQSASEVLNDLKQLNQDGKQQPVQKPWLILAGIVSLVTVGIAAWFSLMPKPVGDSKLIYLQGVEKYERGDYKKAVEDLTKVITLNPRNSQAYNRRGDAFYRLGDYQKAQADSSKAIQLNRRDDNAYYDRGFSFYELGKYKQAIADFNQAIKLNAKNPYSYYGRGLARVELKDYSAAITDFSKAIAFHPKYSEAYLQRGIVRRRLKIKEAAIQDFDTVIEINPHDAKAYYQRGLTLFANNQSQAAIQDYNSAIEINPKYLEAYLSRGDVYSDMGKNLEATEDYNKVIELNPKLAVAYLHRGMHRFSLGNYQGAIIDYNQAIQLEPKNAVAYNNRGNAYLEWGNKKVALANYTKAIAVNSRYALAYYNRGLLRAKLGEQKGAIADFQQAAKLFQQKGDQDAYKDAQSQLKGLEATSDNENKATKQEKN; translated from the coding sequence ATGCATAGTCACCTTCTGGATGCACGTTACCGAATCTTGGCGGTTCTAAATACAGGGGAATTGACACAAACCTATTTGGTGGAAGATACAAACCTTCCTAACAGTCAATTTATCTTGAAGCAACTACAACCTGCCAACAAAAATTCTCAAGATATTAAAATTCTGCGACGCTTTTTTACACGTGAGGCAGCAACTTTAGAAAAACTCGGTCAAAAGCACGATCAAATTCAGCAGCTAGTTAGTTATTTTGAAGAAAGTGAAGATTTTTATTTAGTGCAAGAATTTATTCCTGGTAAGCCTTTAACTGAGGAAATCCTTTTAGGAATTCCATTGGAAGAAGAGCAAGTTATTAATCTCTTAACAGAGATATTGGAAATTTTGGTATTTATCCATAGCCACGATATCAGCCATCAGGATATTAAACCTGCAAATATTATTCGCCGCGAGTCAGACAATAAATTGGTGTTGATTGACTTTGGTTCTATTAAAGAAATTGTGGCTAATATTGTTGGCAATCTTGAATATATACCAATAGAGCAATTACAAGGCAATACACAACCTAACAGCGATATATATGCTTTAGGTATTATAGCGATCGCATCTCTCATCGGTTTAACAGAAAATGAAATAGATATATTACCAAAACACAAAAATTTGCTGACAGGTGAAATTATTTGGCGTGATAAAATCCCCCAAGTCAACAAAGATTTAGCCAGAATTATCGATAAAATGGTGCGTTTTGATTACCGGAAACGCTATCAGTCTGCTAGCGAGGTATTAAATGACCTTAAGCAATTAAATCAAGATGGTAAACAGCAGCCAGTTCAAAAACCTTGGTTAATTCTTGCAGGAATAGTTAGCTTGGTTACGGTTGGCATAGCTGCATGGTTTTCGCTGATGCCAAAACCAGTAGGTGATAGTAAGTTAATCTATCTGCAAGGGGTAGAAAAATATGAGCGAGGGGACTATAAAAAAGCTGTTGAAGATTTGACTAAAGTTATTACATTAAATCCTCGAAATTCACAAGCTTATAATCGTCGCGGCGATGCTTTTTATCGATTAGGAGACTACCAAAAAGCGCAAGCAGATTCTAGCAAAGCAATTCAGTTAAATCGGCGGGATGATAATGCTTATTATGACCGAGGTTTTTCTTTTTATGAATTAGGCAAATATAAACAAGCGATCGCAGATTTTAATCAAGCAATTAAACTGAATGCGAAAAATCCTTATTCTTACTATGGACGGGGTTTAGCGCGTGTAGAGTTGAAAGATTATTCAGCAGCCATTACAGATTTTAGCAAAGCGATCGCATTTCACCCCAAGTATAGCGAGGCCTACTTACAACGGGGTATTGTTCGCCGGCGCTTAAAAATCAAAGAAGCAGCGATTCAAGATTTTGATACAGTGATTGAAATCAATCCTCATGATGCTAAAGCCTATTACCAACGGGGTTTAACTTTATTTGCGAATAACCAAAGTCAAGCTGCAATTCAAGATTATAATAGCGCCATTGAAATCAACCCCAAATATCTCGAGGCTTATCTAAGTCGGGGAGATGTTTATAGCGATATGGGAAAAAATTTGGAAGCAACTGAAGATTACAACAAAGTTATAGAACTAAATCCAAAATTAGCTGTAGCATATCTCCATAGAGGAATGCATCGCTTTTCTCTAGGAAATTATCAAGGCGCAATTATAGATTACAACCAAGCAATTCAACTAGAACCTAAAAATGCGGTTGCTTATAATAACCGGGGTAATGCTTATCTTGAATGGGGAAATAAAAAAGTAGCACTGGCAAATTACACCAAGGCGATCGCAGTTAATTCTCGCTATGCTTTAGCTTATTATAATCGGGGTTTGCTGCGGGCGAAACTGGGAGAGCAAAAAGGAGCGATCGCAGATTTTCAGCAAGCCGCAAAATTATTTCAGCAGAAAGGCGATCAAGATGCTTATAAAGATGCACAATCACAGCTAAAAGGATTAGAAGCTACATCAGATAACGAAAATAAAGCTACAAAACAAGAGAAAAATTAA
- the smc gene encoding chromosome segregation protein SMC encodes MVHVKRVELTNFKSFGGTTQVPLLGGFTVISGPNGSGKSNILDALLFCLGLASSKGMRADRLPDLVNNTQTAKSRATVEASVTVTFDITDAVSLNDTKPQSLENIEEVELVEIEEVENVEEVEEVEEDKLKSKLPNPESSNEWSVTRKLRVTHQGTYTSNYYINGASCTLTELHEALETLRIYPEGYNVVLQGDVTSIISMNARERREIIDELAGVAAFDRKIHQAKATLDEVKEKEDSCRIIETELTVQRDRLSQDRAKAEKYQKLRAEFLAKQSWEAVLSWRSLQAQQEKLAHQIQTGDRKSEELSAELTALNTTIEQTTVELDKLNAHVKALGEEELLAVQSTLATQEAEHKQLQRQRSELETAIQETGKRQTQSQQEIQQHQRSLEQIAETQVIEKQSIVYLQQQRDEAQQALETSRQAAAEIASASEAWVQQQTALNRQIETLLQTLEPQRTEQAQLRERNDQLQQQIQEQTQLVASLEPELATKQADCSRLETEFNASSEPIQNLAQNLAATEQELQIQQDTQKRLLQEQREKQRQLDKLEAQAQAQQEIQGTQASKVILQSGLPGLCGLVVQLGRVEPRYQLALEIAAGGRLGHIVVEDDGVGAAGIELLKQKRAGRATFLPLNKINAHKFTQDATLRLASGFVNYAVNLVECDRRYKDVFSYVFGNTVVFSTLEQARKNIGLYRIVTLDGELLETSGAMTGGSNTQRSALRFGNVEAAEPEEVAALKRRLGEIERVLERCTEAISTLAAKTKTLAQEVTEARQARREQQIQLEQLQKEIKTLTAQLENTRSQLAQNTEKFATAQSRLEVLDRELPGQETQLQQLRQTLAELEASQTPSEWQQIQATIKNQEQQLQQRETALREAEQRLRNLENQQQRLQEKIQEAEERITQYQQEQETQQNQLSFISTQHSALSAQIAAIKAKLSQMELSLGEEKQKRDRTEQELRSHLLRQQQLEWELQKLQETLTAKREEIVNVREQLQTVAAELPSPLPEVPDQVDLEELQKELRSLAKRLQAMEPVNMLALEEYERTQNRLQELTQKLETLEGERTELLLRIENFTTLRQRAFKEAFDAVNENFQSIFATLSEGDGYLQLDDPEDPFNSGLNLVAHPKGKPVQRLASMSGGEKSLTALSFIFSLQRYRPSPFYAFDEVDMFLDGANVERLAKMIKQQAKQAQFIVVSLRRPMIESAERTIGVTQARGAYTQVLGIKLQADHTSA; translated from the coding sequence ATGGTTCATGTAAAGCGCGTGGAACTTACCAACTTTAAGTCCTTTGGTGGCACCACCCAAGTTCCTTTACTGGGGGGGTTCACTGTCATATCTGGGCCGAATGGTTCTGGTAAATCTAATATTCTTGATGCGCTATTATTTTGTCTTGGACTCGCTAGTTCCAAAGGAATGCGAGCTGATCGCCTCCCTGATTTGGTAAATAATACTCAAACAGCTAAAAGCCGTGCCACTGTCGAAGCTAGCGTCACGGTGACTTTTGATATTACTGATGCCGTCTCCCTCAACGATACCAAGCCGCAAAGCCTAGAAAATATAGAGGAAGTCGAATTAGTAGAAATTGAGGAAGTTGAGAACGTTGAGGAAGTCGAAGAAGTTGAGGAAGACAAGTTAAAATCCAAACTTCCCAATCCTGAATCGTCGAATGAGTGGAGTGTTACCAGAAAGCTGCGGGTGACGCACCAGGGAACTTATACATCGAATTACTATATCAACGGCGCATCTTGCACCCTCACAGAATTACATGAAGCCTTAGAAACACTGCGGATTTACCCGGAAGGCTATAACGTTGTACTGCAAGGGGATGTCACCAGCATTATTTCGATGAACGCCAGAGAACGGCGGGAAATTATTGATGAATTGGCGGGGGTAGCGGCGTTTGATCGCAAAATTCACCAAGCCAAGGCGACTTTAGATGAGGTGAAGGAAAAGGAAGATAGTTGTCGGATTATTGAAACTGAATTAACTGTACAACGCGATCGCCTTTCCCAAGACCGAGCCAAAGCTGAAAAGTATCAAAAACTCCGTGCGGAATTTCTCGCGAAACAATCTTGGGAAGCAGTTTTATCTTGGCGTTCCCTGCAAGCACAGCAAGAAAAATTAGCTCATCAAATTCAAACTGGCGATCGCAAATCTGAAGAACTATCTGCGGAACTGACGGCGCTGAACACTACAATTGAGCAAACCACCGTTGAATTAGATAAACTCAACGCCCATGTAAAAGCTTTGGGGGAAGAGGAACTTTTAGCAGTACAATCTACCCTCGCCACCCAAGAAGCCGAACACAAACAACTCCAGCGTCAACGCAGCGAATTAGAAACCGCAATTCAAGAAACTGGGAAACGCCAGACGCAAAGTCAGCAAGAAATTCAGCAACACCAGCGTTCCCTCGAACAAATTGCGGAAACTCAGGTAATTGAAAAGCAATCGATTGTCTACTTACAGCAGCAACGGGATGAAGCGCAACAAGCACTAGAAACTTCTCGCCAAGCAGCGGCGGAAATTGCTTCGGCTTCGGAAGCTTGGGTACAGCAACAAACGGCGTTAAACCGTCAAATTGAAACGCTGCTGCAAACCCTGGAACCCCAACGCACCGAACAAGCACAGCTAAGAGAACGGAACGATCAGCTACAGCAGCAAATTCAAGAACAAACCCAGCTAGTTGCTAGCTTAGAGCCAGAATTAGCCACAAAACAAGCTGATTGTAGTCGCCTAGAAACAGAATTTAACGCCTCTAGCGAACCCATCCAAAATTTAGCGCAAAACCTGGCAGCTACAGAACAAGAACTGCAAATTCAACAAGATACGCAAAAGCGCTTACTCCAAGAACAACGGGAAAAACAACGCCAGTTAGATAAACTCGAAGCGCAAGCGCAAGCACAGCAAGAAATCCAGGGAACCCAAGCTAGCAAAGTCATCTTGCAATCGGGATTACCGGGACTTTGTGGCTTAGTGGTACAGTTAGGCCGAGTTGAACCCCGTTACCAACTAGCTTTGGAAATTGCTGCTGGTGGACGTTTGGGACATATAGTGGTGGAAGATGACGGTGTTGGTGCGGCGGGAATTGAACTGCTGAAACAGAAACGCGCTGGGAGAGCGACTTTTTTACCGTTAAATAAAATTAATGCTCATAAATTTACCCAAGATGCCACACTGCGGTTAGCCAGTGGTTTTGTTAACTATGCTGTAAACTTAGTGGAGTGCGATCGCCGTTATAAAGATGTTTTTAGCTATGTTTTTGGTAATACCGTTGTATTTTCTACCCTAGAACAGGCGCGAAAAAACATAGGTTTATACCGCATCGTCACCTTAGACGGGGAATTATTGGAAACTAGCGGCGCAATGACTGGTGGTAGTAACACTCAGCGTTCGGCGTTGCGCTTTGGGAACGTCGAAGCTGCTGAACCCGAAGAAGTCGCCGCCTTAAAAAGACGCTTGGGGGAAATTGAACGAGTTTTAGAACGTTGTACGGAAGCCATTTCTACCCTCGCCGCGAAAACCAAAACCCTAGCGCAGGAAGTTACAGAAGCACGTCAAGCCAGGAGAGAACAGCAGATCCAATTAGAACAGCTGCAAAAAGAAATTAAAACTTTGACAGCGCAATTAGAAAATACGCGATCGCAATTAGCGCAAAACACCGAAAAATTTGCCACTGCACAATCTCGCTTGGAAGTTTTGGATCGGGAATTACCGGGACAAGAAACTCAGTTGCAGCAATTGCGACAAACATTAGCGGAGTTGGAAGCCTCCCAAACTCCCAGTGAATGGCAACAAATCCAAGCCACCATTAAAAACCAAGAGCAACAATTACAACAACGAGAAACAGCCTTACGGGAAGCGGAACAAAGATTAAGAAATCTCGAAAACCAGCAACAGCGTTTACAAGAAAAAATCCAAGAAGCTGAGGAACGGATTACCCAGTACCAGCAAGAGCAAGAAACCCAGCAAAATCAATTAAGCTTCATCAGCACCCAACACTCAGCACTCAGCGCTCAAATCGCCGCAATTAAAGCGAAATTGAGTCAGATGGAACTGAGTTTAGGCGAAGAAAAACAAAAACGCGATCGCACCGAACAAGAACTGCGATCGCATCTTCTGCGTCAGCAACAATTGGAATGGGAACTGCAAAAACTCCAAGAAACCCTCACAGCCAAGCGCGAGGAAATCGTTAACGTCAGAGAGCAACTGCAAACAGTCGCCGCCGAACTACCCAGCCCCCTGCCAGAAGTCCCCGATCAAGTAGACTTAGAAGAATTGCAGAAAGAATTGCGATCGCTTGCCAAACGCTTGCAAGCAATGGAACCAGTAAATATGCTGGCTTTGGAAGAATACGAACGCACTCAAAATCGTCTGCAAGAATTGACGCAAAAGCTGGAAACCCTAGAAGGGGAGCGTACAGAGTTACTTTTACGGATTGAAAACTTTACTACATTACGTCAACGCGCTTTTAAGGAAGCTTTCGACGCAGTCAACGAAAACTTCCAATCAATTTTCGCCACCCTTTCTGAAGGTGACGGCTACCTACAACTAGACGATCCTGAAGATCCGTTTAACAGCGGCTTAAATTTAGTCGCTCACCCCAAAGGTAAACCAGTACAGCGACTAGCTTCCATGTCTGGGGGAGAAAAATCCCTCACAGCCTTAAGCTTTATCTTCTCCCTACAACGTTACCGTCCTTCCCCCTTCTATGCTTTCGATGAAGTCGATATGTTTTTGGATGGGGCAAACGTAGAACGATTAGCTAAAATGATTAAACAACAGGCTAAACAAGCTCAATTTATAGTTGTTAGTTTGCGTCGCCCGATGATAGAATCAGCCGAACGCACAATAGGCGTTACTCAAGCACGGGGAGCTTACACCCAAGTTTTGGGAATTAAATTGCAAGCTGACCATACATCTGCTTGA
- a CDS encoding PRC-barrel domain-containing protein, giving the protein MTSEQIIRRSDILNTQVITRDNGKRVGIVSQVWVDIDQREVVALGLRDSLISISGIPRNMYLSSISQIGDVILVDNEDVIEDIEIETLSNLINWEVITETGEVLGRVRGFKFNGENGKLHSIVIASVGLPQIPEQVLSTYELSIDEIVSTGPSRLIVFEGAEERVNQLTVGVLERMGIGKAPWDRSDDEEYGYTAPRTVAPANQLPSGVPLQPPKPKVRTPEPVAREEWDEDYVEEERPQRQVMQARQYESIQYEEDDEDDNWSEATDKDRYQQPAKFEAQPYKKPYVDEYDNYDDVDGDAWEDVPQPVNIPKKVKEKQPEYEEEGY; this is encoded by the coding sequence ATGACCTCTGAACAGATAATTAGGCGTTCCGACATATTAAATACCCAGGTAATTACCCGCGACAATGGCAAGCGGGTAGGCATAGTTAGTCAAGTCTGGGTGGATATTGACCAACGAGAGGTTGTAGCTCTTGGTTTGAGAGACAGCCTGATCTCTATTTCTGGTATACCGCGCAATATGTACCTTAGCAGTATCAGCCAGATTGGTGATGTCATCCTGGTCGATAACGAGGACGTAATCGAAGATATTGAAATTGAAACCTTAAGCAACCTGATTAACTGGGAAGTAATTACAGAAACCGGTGAAGTCCTAGGCAGAGTGCGGGGCTTCAAATTCAATGGTGAAAATGGCAAACTTCACTCTATAGTCATTGCTTCTGTGGGATTACCGCAAATTCCCGAACAAGTGCTAAGTACTTACGAACTTTCCATTGATGAAATCGTCAGCACAGGCCCCAGTCGATTAATTGTCTTTGAAGGAGCCGAGGAACGAGTCAATCAATTGACAGTTGGCGTTCTAGAACGCATGGGTATCGGTAAAGCCCCCTGGGATCGCAGCGATGATGAAGAATACGGCTATACTGCACCTCGCACCGTCGCACCCGCCAATCAACTCCCCAGCGGTGTACCATTACAGCCACCCAAACCGAAAGTTCGTACCCCCGAACCCGTAGCCAGGGAAGAGTGGGATGAGGACTATGTAGAAGAAGAAAGACCCCAGCGCCAAGTAATGCAGGCGCGCCAGTACGAATCGATTCAATACGAAGAAGACGACGAAGACGACAACTGGAGTGAGGCTACAGATAAAGACAGATATCAACAGCCCGCCAAATTTGAAGCTCAACCCTACAAAAAGCCCTACGTCGATGAATATGACAACTATGACGATGTAGATGGCGATGCTTGGGAAGATGTCCCCCAACCAGTCAATATCCCCAAGAAAGTCAAAGAAAAACAACCAGAATACGAAGAAGAAGGATATTAA
- a CDS encoding Uma2 family endonuclease: protein MIQALRKLVTFDDFIAWYPENSQQRYELHDGVIVEMTPPTGDHEQVIGFLVGEIVAEYKRLKLPYFIPKTAFIKPLEGESAYSPDVLVLNQLNLVNEPRWKKESTVSQAESIPLVIEVVSTNWRDDYLKKAADYVREASRREAVGILEYWIVDYAALGGRRFIGNPKQPTISIYSLVEGEYQVRQFLQGERIISHVFPDLNLTAEQIFQVGSMTS, encoded by the coding sequence ATGATTCAAGCCTTACGTAAGCTGGTAACATTTGATGATTTTATCGCTTGGTATCCAGAAAACTCCCAACAACGCTATGAACTGCATGATGGAGTAATTGTTGAGATGACCCCACCTACTGGCGATCATGAACAGGTTATTGGTTTTTTAGTTGGGGAAATAGTTGCAGAATATAAACGTTTAAAACTGCCTTACTTTATTCCCAAAACAGCTTTCATCAAACCATTAGAAGGTGAGTCAGCTTATTCACCAGATGTATTGGTATTAAATCAGCTTAATTTAGTAAATGAACCTAGATGGAAAAAAGAATCAACTGTTAGCCAAGCTGAATCAATTCCGTTAGTAATTGAGGTGGTGAGTACTAACTGGAGAGATGATTATTTAAAAAAAGCCGCTGATTATGTTCGCGAAGCGTCTCGAAGAGAAGCAGTAGGTATCCTCGAATATTGGATTGTAGATTATGCAGCTTTAGGTGGTAGGCGGTTTATCGGTAACCCTAAACAACCCACTATCTCTATTTACTCGTTAGTGGAAGGAGAATACCAAGTTCGGCAATTTTTACAAGGAGAACGTATTATCTCTCACGTTTTCCCCGACTTAAATTTAACAGCTGAACAAATTTTTCAAGTTGGAAGTATGACAAGTTAG
- a CDS encoding tetratricopeptide repeat protein — MDWITLLRSLQSDFIRRLTSGCLLHCETEGQYSELTIISGERLKTLRDFCWLMAEKYKRTSPVRDVFISNLKGKLGEEVVKERLADFITEVDYEKKIGGDGKVDFTLTAEPSIGVEVKSRHGSIDRVRWSVSSEEVEKNAVVVCILIQEEVHEAQQEYHLFLAGFLPTQMIKLKRGRIAFGINQLLYGGGLFGYLEDLQAAKIKEKPSAIYQYNSQQYIPKKLPNNQNHHQITQHLALPTAEEVVLNNTADLNLLYVNMGDKFFEQGESDTAIINYNQALQLNPDNADIYYKRGMVRYHIGDYEGAIADYNQVIQINFNYTKAYNQRGLARYQLKDYQAAIEDYTQAIRINPDVALIYMNRADARSHIGDHQGAIEDYTQAIKINPNYAVADKNRVISRYLLKEQQRLTHSIKIAPDDAVAFYNRGNTRAELGDYEGAIADYTQAIKINPNYADAYYRRGNARCDLEDYQSAILDYSQAIKINANYIDAYYNRGNALVSMDDKTRALTDFQKAADLYWKAGKIAEHKDAKERILELEIEESLDILNF, encoded by the coding sequence ATGGACTGGATTACCTTACTGCGATCGCTACAGTCTGATTTTATTAGAAGGTTAACTAGTGGTTGTCTGCTTCATTGTGAAACAGAAGGTCAATATAGTGAGTTAACTATAATCTCTGGAGAAAGGTTAAAAACTCTCCGAGATTTTTGCTGGCTGATGGCAGAAAAGTATAAGCGTACTTCGCCAGTCCGGGATGTTTTTATTAGCAACTTAAAAGGTAAACTCGGTGAGGAAGTTGTTAAAGAACGGTTAGCTGATTTTATTACAGAAGTAGATTATGAAAAAAAAATCGGTGGTGATGGCAAGGTAGATTTTACCCTCACTGCTGAACCCTCAATTGGTGTGGAAGTTAAATCGCGTCATGGCAGTATTGACAGAGTTAGATGGTCTGTTAGTTCTGAAGAAGTAGAAAAAAATGCAGTTGTTGTCTGCATTTTAATTCAAGAAGAAGTACATGAAGCTCAACAAGAATATCACCTTTTTTTAGCTGGTTTTCTGCCTACGCAAATGATTAAGCTGAAAAGAGGGAGAATTGCATTTGGAATTAATCAATTACTTTATGGTGGTGGCTTATTCGGCTATTTAGAAGATTTACAAGCTGCTAAAATTAAAGAAAAACCCTCTGCTATTTATCAATATAATTCTCAGCAATATATACCAAAAAAATTACCTAATAATCAAAATCATCATCAGATAACTCAGCACTTAGCTCTACCAACAGCAGAAGAAGTTGTGTTAAATAACACTGCTGATTTAAATCTGCTATATGTAAATATGGGCGATAAATTTTTTGAGCAAGGTGAATCTGATACAGCAATTATTAACTACAACCAAGCCTTGCAACTGAATCCTGATAATGCCGATATTTATTACAAACGCGGCATGGTGCGTTATCATATAGGCGATTACGAAGGTGCGATCGCAGATTATAATCAGGTTATCCAAATTAACTTCAATTACACCAAAGCCTATAATCAGCGTGGTTTAGCGCGTTATCAACTTAAAGATTATCAAGCCGCTATCGAAGATTATACCCAAGCCATTAGAATCAATCCTGATGTGGCGCTTATTTATATGAACCGTGCTGATGCTCGTTCTCATATTGGCGATCATCAAGGTGCAATAGAAGATTATACACAAGCAATTAAAATTAATCCTAATTATGCTGTTGCAGATAAAAATCGGGTAATTTCGCGTTATTTGTTAAAAGAACAACAACGATTGACACACTCAATTAAAATTGCTCCTGATGATGCTGTCGCTTTCTATAATCGCGGTAATACACGTGCCGAATTAGGAGACTATGAGGGTGCGATCGCAGATTACACTCAGGCAATTAAAATTAACCCTAATTACGCCGATGCATATTACCGTCGTGGTAATGCAAGGTGTGATTTAGAAGATTATCAAAGCGCAATTTTAGATTATAGTCAGGCGATTAAAATTAATGCTAATTATATAGATGCATATTATAATCGCGGTAATGCTTTAGTTAGTATGGACGATAAAACAAGAGCATTGACAGATTTTCAAAAAGCCGCAGATTTATATTGGAAAGCTGGCAAAATAGCCGAACATAAAGATGCAAAAGAAAGAATTTTAGAGTTAGAAATTGAAGAATCACTAGATATTTTGAATTTCTAA